A genomic window from Flavobacterium johnsoniae includes:
- the fabG gene encoding 3-oxoacyl-ACP reductase FabG, whose amino-acid sequence MKCVLVTGGSRGIGSAICKKLAVESDYHILINYHSNKTAAEETLQEIQKLGATGEILGFDVADFEQVQNVLNKWQEENPEKLVEAIVNNAGITKDGLFMWMTPQDWSSVMNTSTNGFFNVTQFFIQKMLRNKYGRIVNIVSVSGVKGTAGQTNYSAAKGAIVAATKALAQEVAKRNITVNAVAPGFIKTDMTSELDEKELLKLIPVNRFGEAEEVADLVSFLISKKASYITGEIININGGIYS is encoded by the coding sequence AGAGGAATTGGAAGTGCTATTTGTAAAAAATTAGCCGTAGAATCCGATTATCATATTCTGATTAATTATCATTCGAATAAAACGGCTGCCGAAGAAACATTACAAGAAATACAAAAATTAGGCGCAACAGGAGAAATCTTAGGTTTTGACGTTGCAGATTTTGAGCAAGTACAAAACGTCTTAAACAAATGGCAGGAAGAAAATCCTGAAAAATTGGTTGAAGCGATTGTAAATAATGCCGGAATTACAAAAGATGGTCTTTTTATGTGGATGACACCACAAGACTGGAGCAGCGTAATGAATACAAGCACAAACGGATTCTTTAATGTGACGCAGTTTTTCATCCAAAAAATGCTTCGCAATAAATATGGTCGAATTGTAAATATCGTTTCTGTATCTGGAGTAAAAGGAACTGCAGGACAAACTAATTATTCGGCTGCAAAAGGTGCTATTGTTGCTGCTACAAAAGCCTTGGCACAAGAAGTAGCAAAACGAAATATTACGGTAAATGCTGTTGCTCCAGGTTTTATCAAAACAGATATGACGAGTGAATTGGACGAAAAAGAATTATTGAAACTTATTCCAGTAAATCGTTTTGGCGAAGCCGAAGAAGTTGCAGATTTGGTAAGCTTTTTGATTTCTAAAAAAGCAAGTTATATTACAGGAGAAATTATCAATATTAACGGAGGAATATATTCTTAA
- a CDS encoding acyl carrier protein has product MNKEDIIAKINGFLVDEFEVDNDDIEPNANLKDTLGLDSLDYVDLVVSIEANFGVKLVEADFVGISDFQSFYDLIETKIKAKSA; this is encoded by the coding sequence ATGAATAAAGAAGATATTATAGCAAAAATAAATGGTTTTTTAGTTGATGAATTTGAAGTAGACAATGACGACATTGAACCAAATGCTAATTTAAAAGATACACTTGGGTTAGATAGTCTGGATTATGTTGACTTGGTAGTTTCAATTGAAGCAAACTTTGGTGTAAAACTAGTTGAAGCAGATTTTGTTGGAATTTCTGATTTTCAAAGTTTCTATGACCTTATCGAAACCAAAATAAAAGCCAAATCAGCTTAA
- a CDS encoding LpxL/LpxP family acyltransferase, whose translation MSQWDGKSKGTVLGYRIFVFLIQKAGVKAAYGLLYFVASYYFLFLRKSNKAIFYYFKERLQYSYFKSKKMVFKSYYNFGQTIIDKISISAGLRNKFTYEFDGIETLKKLLAEKKGGVLISAHVGNFEIAEHFFGEIDLDFQINLVTTDLEHSAIKNYLESVSKKPTVKFIIIREDLSHIFEINAALANNELICFTGDRYFEGTKSLSENLLGQEANFPAGPFLIASRLKVPVVFVYVMKEPNLHYHLYAREAEVKHRDEKALLKEYVKSLESILDRYPLQWFNYFDFWNQIENKNSLSKQY comes from the coding sequence ATGAGTCAATGGGATGGTAAATCCAAAGGAACTGTTTTAGGGTATAGAATATTCGTTTTTTTGATTCAGAAAGCGGGTGTAAAAGCCGCTTATGGTTTACTTTACTTTGTTGCTTCTTATTATTTTTTATTTTTAAGAAAAAGCAATAAAGCTATTTTCTATTATTTTAAAGAAAGACTTCAATACTCCTATTTCAAATCTAAAAAAATGGTTTTCAAAAGTTACTACAATTTTGGACAAACTATCATTGATAAGATTTCCATTTCGGCTGGATTGCGAAATAAATTCACCTACGAATTTGACGGAATCGAAACGCTCAAAAAATTACTTGCCGAGAAAAAAGGCGGTGTTTTAATTAGCGCACACGTTGGAAATTTTGAAATTGCAGAACACTTTTTCGGAGAAATCGATCTCGATTTTCAAATCAATTTAGTGACGACAGATTTAGAACATTCTGCCATCAAAAATTATCTCGAAAGTGTTTCTAAAAAACCTACGGTAAAATTCATCATTATCAGAGAAGATTTATCGCATATTTTTGAGATCAATGCGGCGCTGGCAAATAACGAATTAATCTGTTTTACGGGCGATCGTTATTTTGAAGGAACAAAATCGCTTTCAGAAAATCTTTTAGGTCAAGAAGCCAACTTTCCGGCCGGACCATTTTTAATTGCCTCACGATTAAAAGTTCCTGTGGTTTTTGTTTACGTAATGAAAGAACCAAATCTTCACTATCATTTGTATGCAAGAGAAGCCGAAGTAAAACATCGAGACGAAAAAGCGCTTTTAAAAGAATATGTAAAAAGTCTAGAAAGCATTCTAGATCGATATCCTTTACAATGGTTCAATTATTTTGATTTTTGGAATCAAATAGAAAACAAGAATTCATTGTCAAAACAATACTGA
- a CDS encoding beta-ketoacyl-[acyl-carrier-protein] synthase family protein, whose amino-acid sequence MNRRVVITGMGIYSCIGTSLNEVKDSLYEGKSGIQFDSERKEFGFQSALTGMIPKADLKNLLTRRQRMSIGEETEYAYMATIEALKNANIDDAFFDEHEVGIMYGNDSVSKAIIDATDIVREKKDTALIGSGAIFKSMNSTVTMNLSTIFKLRGINLTVSAACASGSHSIGLAYFLIKSGFQDIIITGGAQEINKYAMSSFDGLGVFSNRESDPEKASRPFDSGRDGLIPSGGGATLILESYESAIARGANIIAEISGYGFSSNGGHISTPNVEGPATAMKRALDDANLKASDIEYINAHATSTPVGDANEAKAIFEVFGEKNPPVSSTKSMTGHECWMAGASEIIYSILMMQNDFIAPNINLENPDEDASKLNLVKTTLNKKFDIFLSNSFGFGGTNSALVVKKFKLNDE is encoded by the coding sequence ATGAATAGAAGAGTTGTAATTACTGGAATGGGAATTTATTCTTGTATCGGAACTTCTTTAAACGAAGTAAAAGATTCGTTATACGAAGGAAAATCTGGTATTCAGTTTGATTCTGAAAGAAAAGAATTTGGTTTCCAATCTGCTTTGACCGGAATGATTCCGAAAGCCGATCTTAAAAATTTATTGACGCGAAGACAACGTATGAGCATCGGTGAAGAAACCGAATATGCTTATATGGCAACTATAGAAGCATTAAAAAATGCCAACATCGACGATGCTTTTTTTGATGAACACGAAGTCGGAATTATGTACGGAAACGATAGTGTTTCTAAAGCTATTATTGATGCTACAGACATTGTTCGCGAGAAAAAAGACACGGCGTTAATTGGTTCTGGTGCAATTTTTAAGTCGATGAATTCTACGGTAACAATGAATCTTTCGACGATTTTTAAACTTCGAGGAATCAATCTTACTGTAAGTGCAGCTTGCGCAAGCGGTTCTCATTCTATCGGATTGGCTTATTTTTTAATCAAAAGTGGTTTTCAAGACATTATAATTACTGGCGGCGCTCAGGAAATCAATAAATATGCGATGAGCAGTTTTGACGGATTAGGTGTTTTTTCTAATAGAGAAAGTGATCCAGAAAAAGCCTCAAGACCTTTCGATTCTGGTCGCGACGGATTAATTCCGAGTGGCGGTGGCGCAACCTTAATTTTAGAAAGTTATGAATCTGCCATTGCTCGCGGAGCCAATATTATTGCAGAAATTAGCGGTTACGGATTTTCTTCAAACGGAGGACATATTTCTACTCCAAACGTCGAAGGACCAGCAACAGCAATGAAACGCGCATTGGATGATGCAAATTTAAAAGCCTCAGATATTGAATATATAAACGCACACGCAACCTCAACTCCAGTTGGCGATGCAAACGAAGCAAAAGCTATTTTTGAAGTTTTTGGCGAAAAGAATCCTCCTGTAAGTTCTACAAAATCGATGACAGGGCACGAATGCTGGATGGCTGGAGCAAGCGAAATTATTTACTCTATCTTAATGATGCAGAACGATTTCATTGCACCAAACATCAATTTGGAAAATCCAGATGAAGATGCTTCAAAATTAAATTTAGTTAAAACTACGTTAAACAAAAAATTTGACATATTTTTGTCCAATTCTTTCGGGTTCGGAGGAACCAACTCTGCGTTGGTGGTTAAAAAGTTTAAATTGAACGATGAATAA